CAGTGTATATCACATAGAAGTGCCAGGGATAGATTTATTAAATAATAAAGACGAGAAGAGGATAAACTATGAATTTTTAATAGATACAATGCTGGAAGGAATAAAAAAATAAGGAAAGGGATATGAAGAGATTAATAATATTAATTTTGCTGTTTCCTCTATATTTGATGAGTATGTCACTGGAAGAAGCGATAACAGCAGCTCTTGAGAACAATCATGGATTAAATCAGGAGAAGCAGGAAATAGAAGTATATAACCAGAAGTATTATGCAGCGCGAGGAATGCTGCTTCCTCAATTGACTTTGCAGGGGCAATACAGCCTAAGCCGAACTGAGTTACCTGAATCCTCACAATCTGAACTGGATAATTTAACTGATATGCTGGATGATGAAATGGGTACTATGAGCAGCACAGATGAAGTGCTCTGGGATAATCAGCAATTGATAACGGGCTATCTGGATGGAATGGTGAGTTCATTAATACCGGGATCAGTGATAAAAGAGGGGTCATTTGCAGGCGGACTGGAAATAAGCCAGGTACTATTTGCAGGAGGCAAGCTGATATCCGGGATCAAGATAGCAGACAGGGTACGGAACATACAGAAAGAGAATTACCGGTTGAAGGTGCAGGAAGTGATCTATGAAACCACTCGCTTGTATTATGGAGTGAAGCTGGCGCATGAAGTGTGGCAGATCCAGAATGATGCCTTGGAATTAACCGATGAGCACTTGCAGGATGTGGATAAAATGTATCAGCAGGGGCTGGTTTCTGAATATGATAAATTACGGGCAGAGCTGGAATATAAAAAAATGGAGCCTGAGGTTTTACAGGCAGGTTATGATCTGAATCTCGGTCGGGAGAATTTTTGTAATTATATAGGATATACGGGAGATACAGATTTTGAGCTGGAGACAGATTTTAATTTACCTGAGCAAGAGGAATTAGTTCTGGAAACAGCACTTGATGAAGGTATGAGCAATCGGATAGAAGTTCAGCTTTCGGAACTGAATGTGCGGATAAAAGAAGTGCT
The Candidatus Stygibacter australis DNA segment above includes these coding regions:
- a CDS encoding TolC family protein codes for the protein MKRLIILILLFPLYLMSMSLEEAITAALENNHGLNQEKQEIEVYNQKYYAARGMLLPQLTLQGQYSLSRTELPESSQSELDNLTDMLDDEMGTMSSTDEVLWDNQQLITGYLDGMVSSLIPGSVIKEGSFAGGLEISQVLFAGGKLISGIKIADRVRNIQKENYRLKVQEVIYETTRLYYGVKLAHEVWQIQNDALELTDEHLQDVDKMYQQGLVSEYDKLRAELEYKKMEPEVLQAGYDLNLGRENFCNYIGYTGDTDFELETDFNLPEQEELVLETALDEGMSNRIEVQLSELNVRIKEVLAKMEKADFYPVIALTASYNFYTATDDYEIEGDDFGTQASVGLGFQLPLFTGLTRISEVREAQAEIIKAEEADADIQEMIRLDIRNAWQNLDHSREKLTVQENNSALAERGYEIAQSRYANGQGTELEIADAQLNRQQAKLSYSNALYEVILAKIYFDKAIGRDLDKMRKEK